In Fundidesulfovibrio magnetotacticus, the genomic window AGGCCCAGATCAATCCGCATTTCCTCTTCAATGCCATCACGTCCATCATGCACTACATCCGCACCGACCCGGACACCGCATCCGACCTGCTGGTGAAGCTGGGCGACTTCTTCCGCAAGAACATCAAGCCCGGAGGCTCCAGCATCCCCCTGGCCAAGGAGCTGGAGCACTGCGAAGACTACCTCTCCATCGAGCGCGCCCGCTTCGAGGAGCGCCTGCGCGTCTCCTACGCCGTGGACCCCGCCGTGCTGGAGTGCCCCGTGCCGCCCCTTATCCTCCAGCCCCTGGTGGAGAACGCCCTGCGCCACGGGCTCATGCCCAAGGAGGAGGGCGGGGAGATCCGCATCGAGGCCGCCGCCGTGGAGGGCGGCGTGCGCATCTGCGTGCGCGACGACGGCGTGGGCATGGACCAGGCCGATGCCGAGCCGCTCCTGGCGGGCGACGTGTCCCGCGCCCGGCCCAAGGGCTCGGGCCTGGCCCTGGGCAACGTGCAGGCCCGGCTCGTGGGCATCCATGGCGTGGGCCACGGCCTGTGCATCGAAACGGCCCCGGGCAGGGGCTTCACCGTGTGCTTCACCATCCCGCGCCCATGAGCCTCACCGCGTTCATCATCGACGACGAGGGCCCCGTGCGCCGCGAGCTGCGCCACCAGCTGGGCCGCATCGAGGACGTGGCCGTGGTGGGCGACGCCGCCAGCGCCTCCGCCGCCATGCCCCAACTGCGCGCCCTCCAGCCCGACTTGGTGTTCCTGGACATCCAGATGCCCGGCGTCTCGGGCCTGGAGCTCACCTACCTTTTCGGCTCCATGCCCAAGAAGCCGCTCCTGGCCTTCGTCACGGCCTACGAGGAGCACGCCGTGGCGGCCTTCGAGCTGGAGGCCCTGGACTACATCCTCAAGCCCTTCACCCTGGACCGCCTGAAAAAGACCGTGGACCGCGCCCGGCGCGCCCTGCGCCTGGACGAGCCCCAAGGCGGCGCGTCCGCGCAGGCCCAGGCCCAGCCGCAGGACCCCCA contains:
- a CDS encoding LytR/AlgR family response regulator transcription factor produces the protein MLHHPAPMSLTAFIIDDEGPVRRELRHQLGRIEDVAVVGDAASASAAMPQLRALQPDLVFLDIQMPGVSGLELTYLFGSMPKKPLLAFVTAYEEHAVAAFELEALDYILKPFTLDRLKKTVDRARRALRLDEPQGGASAQAQAQPQDPQAPERRIPLYDGERIVPTLPRHVFSVSSEDGRITVHTVHGRYTAKATLSELEERLAPHGFFRAHRSHLVNLAHVAEIIPWTGGSYKLVLSDRERSEIVVSRYNVKDLKAHFDI